Proteins encoded by one window of Fusarium graminearum PH-1 chromosome 1, whole genome shotgun sequence:
- a CDS encoding aminomethyltransferase: MKSLSLAARAGPRVLSSTTARPTSLAALRVSQQSVRCASGGSSSDLKKTPLYDFHIANGGKLVPFAGYSLPVQYSGLSLAQSHHFTREHASLFDVSHMVQHIFKGKDAAAFLEKVTPSDWTNQGNMQSKLTTFLWPNTGGIVDDSVVTRIGEDTYYVVTNGACLDKDTKYIDEQLGKFGGDVQWTRLDNSGLVALQGPQSAEVLNEVLASDVDLTKLYFGNAVWAELKLSDGSKTHPVLISRGGYTGEDGFEISFNGKDYPAFETTTPAIQSLMSKAGPERLQLAGLGARDSLRLEAGMCLYGHDLDDTTTPVEAGLSWIIPPARRESGGFHGAETIIPQLTPKSKGGSGVERRRIGLYVDGAPAREGAEIHKDGEKIGVITSGVPSPTLGKNIAMGYIKSGNQKAGTEVDVVVRGKARKGTVTKMPFIQTKYWKGTAPA, encoded by the coding sequence ATGAAGAGCCTCAGCTTAGCCGCGAGAGCTGGTCCCCGTGTTCTATCATCTACCACCGCGCGGCCTACGTCACTTGCGGCTTTGAGAGTGTCGCAACAGAGCGTAAGATGTGCTTCTggaggttcttcttctgatcTCAAGAAGACTCCTTTGTACGACTTCCACATCGCCAATGGTGGAAAGCTGGTTCCCTTTGCTGGCTACTCGCTCCCCGTGCAGTACTCGGGTCTCTCGCTCGCTCAATCTCACCACTTCACCCGCGAGCATGCCTCACTCTTTGATGTAAGCCACATGGTTCAGCACAtcttcaagggcaaggacgCAGCTGCTTTCCTGGAGAAAGTGACGCCCTCGGATTGGACAAACCAGGGTAACATGCAGAGCAAGCTGACGACTTTCCTTTGGCCCAATACTGGAGGTATTGTGGACGACTCGGTTGTCACCAGAATTGGCGAGGATACTTACTACGTTGTCACCAACGGCGCCTGTCTCGACAAGGACACCAAGTACATTGACGAGCAACTCGGCAAGTTCGGCGGTGATGTCCAGTGGACTCGTCTCGACAACTCTGGTCTTGTTGCCCTGCAGGGTCCCCAGAGTGCTGAGGTCCTCAATGAAGTCCTCGCCAGCGACGTTGATCTCACAAAGCTCTATTTTGGTAACGCTGTCTGGGCTGAGTTGAAGCTCTCCGATGGCAGCAAGACTCACCCTGTCCTCATCAGCCGTGGTGGATACACAGGAGAGGATGGTTTTGAAATCTCATTCAACGGCAAAGATTATCCCGCCTTTGAGACAACGACGCCTGCTATTCAGTCTCTTATGAGCAAGGCTGGCCCTGAGCGTCTGCAACTCGCTGGCCTCGGTGCTCGTGACTCTCTCCGTCTCGAGGCCGGCATGTGTCTTTACGGCCACGACCTCGACGACACCACAACACCAGTCGAGGCCGGCCTGAGCTGGATCATTCCCCCTGCCCGTCGTGAATCCGGTGGCTTCCACGGCGCGGAAACCATCATCCCCCAGCTCACACCAAAGAGCAAGGGCGGATCTGGAGTCGAGCGCCGCCGCATCGGCCTCTATGTCGACGGAGCTCCAGCTCGAGAGGGCGCCGAAATCCACAAGGACGGCGAGAAGATCGGAGTCATCACCAGCGGCGTACCCAGCCCCACGCTCGGTAAGAACATCGCCATGGGCTACATCAAGAGCGGCAACCAAAAGGCCGGCACCGAGGTGGACGTTGTTGTCCGAGGAAAGGCACGCAAGGGTACTGTGACCAAGATGCCTTTTATCCAAACCAAGTACTGGAAGGGCACTGCGCCTGCTTAA